CAGCGCGGCGTAGGACAGGTCGAAGGCGGTCCGCACCGCGGTCTGCTCGTCACCCCGCACCGCCAGGGCGGCCAGCAGGTTGCCCGCCCGCAGCTCCGCCACGTAGTCCCCGATGCCGCCGCCGGGGCGGTCGGCGAGGTTGGCCGCCGCGATCCGCAGCGCCAGCGGCAGGTGCACGCACAGCCGGGCGAACTCCACCGCGGCCGCGCGCTCGGCGCGGACCCGCTCGGCACCCAGCACGCGCGCCAGCAGCGCCAGCGCGTCCCCGGGGCTCAGCACGCCCAGCGGGAGCCGGTGGGCGCCGTGCACCGCCACCAGCCCGCCCATGCGGTCGCGCCCGGTCACCACCACCACGCACCCCGGGCCGGGCGGCAGCAGCGGCCCGACCTGGTCCGGCCCGGCCACGTTGTCCAGCACCACCAGCGCCCGCCGGTCCGTCATCAGCGTCCGGTACAGGGCCGACGCGGTCTCCAGGTCGACCGGCACGCGCTCGGCGGGCATCCCCAGCGCGGCCAGGAACTGGGCCAGCACCTCGACCGGCGGCGCGGGCGGGCCGTGCGCGTGCCCGCGCAGGTTCGCGTAGAGCTGCCCGTCGGGGAACCGGTCGCGCACGCGGTGCGCCCAGTGCACGGCCAGCGCGGTCTTGCCGACGCCCGCGCTGCCGGAGATCGCCGCGATGGTGACCGCGCCGCCCGAGCGGTCCCCGCCGCGCAGCAGGTGGTCCAGCGCGGACAGCTCGGCGGTGCGGCCGGTGAACCCCTGCGGTTCGGCGGGCAGCTGCTTGGGCACCTGCACCGCGGGCCGGTCGGCCGCCTCCCCGGTCGGGGCGGGCGCGACGTGGTCGTGCAGCAGCGTCCCGTGGGCCGCCCGCAGCTCCGGGCCGGGGTCGACCCCCAGCTCCTCGACGAGCCGGTCGCGGACCTCGTGGTAGACCTGGAACGCCTTGGCCCGCCGGCCGACGGCGTGGTAGGCGCGGATCAGCCGGGCGTGGGCGGGTTCGTCCAGCGGCTGCTCGGCGGCGGCGCCGGCGACCTCGGGCAGCACGTCCGCGGCGGCGCCGGTCGCGATCATCGCGTCGACGTAGCGGGCCAGCACCTCGCGGCGCTCCGCCACCAGCGACACGACCTTGGGGTGCCCGGCCAGCACGGGCACGTCGGCCAGCACCCGCCCGCGCCACGACCGCAGGACCTCGCCCAGCAGCGCGGCGACCCGGGCGGTGTCCCCGGCGCGGTGCGCCTCGTTCGCCTCCGCGATCAGGTGCCGCACGCGCACCAGGTCGACGTCCACCGCGCCCGGGTCGACCGCGTAGCCGCCGCTGACGTGCGGCAGCACCCGGCTGGTCGAGCGCGACGGGCGACCGGGTTCGAGGAGCCGGCGCAGGTGCTTGACGTGCGTCTGCACCACGTTCACCGCGCTGCGCGGCGGCTGCTCGCCCCACAGGGAGTCCACCAGTTCGCGCTTGGTCACCGCCTCGCCGCCGGCGAGCACGAGCAAGCCCAGCACCGCCCGCCGACCGGGCGGGCCGAGGTCGAGCTCCACGCGGTCGTGCCACGCCCGCAACGAGCCGAGCACCTGGATCCGCACAGTTCTCACCGCCACGGCGGACTCCGCAGTCGACTACTCGCGGGAAGGTAGTTCACCCGCCGGCCGCGCACAAGGACGCCGTACGAACGAGTTCCGCCCCCGTCGGAACCTGGTCCACCCGGCCCAGGCCGGGCGACCGGTCGGGCGTCAGCCCAGTGCCGCGACCGCGCCGCAGGCCGCCGCCAGGGCCAGGCACAGCGGCGAGTACACCCGCACGTCCAGGCGGGCGAACTCGGTGCCGCGCCGGGACGACACGGCGAACCCGGCCACGCCGCGCAGCAGCAGCACCGCCGCCACCCCGCCCGCGCCCACCACCGTCAACCACGCCGGCCCGGGCGCGCCGACCACCCCGCCGCGCGCCGCGACGAGGTAGGCGGCCACGCCCAGCAGCAGCGCCACCCCGACCGTCGCGCCCGCCGACGGCGCGCGGTCGACCGCCACCCCGACCACCCGGCGCGCGAAGTCCTCCCGGCTGCGGAACGGCCACGGCGAGAACACCCACACCACGTGCAAAACGCCGACCAGCAGCAGCACCAGGGCCGTGGACGAGGCCAACACCACCATGCGCACCTCCGGGACGCGGACCGTACGGTGCCGTACGGTCGACTGTCCGTACGGTACCGTACGGAACGGGTCGGCCGGCGAATTCCGCTCGCGCCGCTGGGTGATCCCGCCTAGCTTCGACCCGTGGAGCACATCAGCAAGCGCCTCGTGAACTGGGCATCCATCCTGGACCCGGCAACCCGCGACCAGGCCGAGAAGACCTCGCGCCTGCCCTTCATCCACCCGCACGTGGCGCTCATGCCCGACGCGCACCTGGGCAAGGGCGCCACGGTCGGCAGCGTCATCCCCACCCTGGGCGCGATCATCCCGGCGGCCGTCGGCGTCGACATCGGCTGCGGCATGATCGCCGTGCGCACCCAGTTCACCCGGGACGACCTCGGCACGCGCCCGCTGGCCGCGCTGCGCAAGGCGATCGAGAAGGCCGTGCCGCTCTCGGCGGGCAGGTACAACGACCGCCTGACCGACACCGCGCGCGACCGCGTCGAGGTGCTGGCCCGCAAGGCCGCGGACGCCGGCTTCGACCCCGGCGCCTACGCGGGCAACTGGGAGCTCCAGCTCGGCACCCTGGGCAGCGGCAACCACTTCATCGAGGTCACCACCGACGAGACCGGGCAGGTGTGGCTGTTCCTGCACTCCGGGTCGCGCGGGGTGGGCAACAAGATCGCCCAGAAGCACATCCGCGTCGCCCGCGAGCAGTGCGAGCGGCGGTGGATCGACCTGCCCGACCCGGACCTGGCCTACCTGGTCGAGGGCGAGGACGAGTTCTGGCGGTACATCCGGGAGATGCGCTGGGCCCAGGAGTTCGCGTGGCTCAACCGCGAGGAGATGATGGACCGGGTCGTCCGGTGCGTGGCCGACTGGACCGGCCGCGAGGTGGAGCGGCAGGAGACGGTCAACTGCTTCGCCGGTGAGACCGAGGTGCTCACCCGCACCGGCACGCGCCCGATCGAGGCCCTGGCGGGCGCCCACCACGAACTGCTCACCGCGGACGGCCGGTGGGTCAAGGCGCCGGTGCGGTCGTTCGGCAGGCAGGAGGTGCACGAGGTGCTGCTGAGCCGGGGCGGCGTGACCAAGGCGGTCCGGGCGACCGCGGGCCACCGCTGGCTGCTGCACTCGCGCGCCGACGCCACCACGGTCGAGCTGCGGGCGGGCGACCGGCTGCGGTCCACGTTCCCCGGGCGGCCGGACGGGCTCGTGGTGGACCGGCGCGCGGCCGGGCCGGGTGCGGGGCGGCCGTCGCCCGACGCCCCGGTCGACGAGCTGTACCGGTGGCTGGCGGGCCGCTTCGCGGTGGCCGGCGACGTGGACGCGACGGGGCGCCCGACGCTGTCCTCGGCGTCCCGCGACGACCTGGAGTTCGCGCGCCTGGTCTGCCAGGAGGTCGGTGTCGGCACGTTCGGCATCACGTCGTCCCCGCGCGCCGGGGCGGCCGAGTGGTACTCGGTCGACCTCATGCGCGCCGACCTCGACCCGGAGTTCTTCCTGGTCGACGAGCACCGGGCGCGCTTCACCGCCGGGCGGGGCGTGGTCGAGCCGCGCGACTGGCACGTGGTCGCGGTCCGGCCCACCGGCGAGTGGACCGAGGTCTACTGCGCCGTGGTCGAGGGGACGCACTCGTTCGCGCTGGCCGACAACATCCTCACCGGGAACTGCCACCACAACTACACCGAGCAGGAGACCCACTTCGGCAAGCGGGTGTGGCTGTCCCGCAAGGGCGCCATCAACGCGGAGGAGGGCCGCCCCGGCCTGATCCCGGGTTCGATGGGCACCGCGTCGTACGTGGTGGTCGGCAAGGGCAACCCCGTCTCGCTGAACTCCTCGCCGCACGGCGCGGGCCGCGAGTACTCGCGGTCGGCCGCGCGCCGGGCGTTCAACCGGGAGGACCTGCGCAAGGCGATGGTGGGCATCGAGTACCGCGACACGGACGCGTTCATCGACGAGATCCCGGCGGCGTACAAGGACATCGACGTCGTCATGCAGGACGCCCGGGACCTGGTCGACGTGCGCCACACCCTGCGGCAGGTCGTCAACGTGAAGGGGGACTGACCGGCACCCCGCGTTGTTTCGCAAGGTTTCGGCAACCGTTGACCCGGGTTCGCCCCGCGCATGACGATCGTCGGCAACGCGTGAGCCCGCACCGGCGCCCGGCTCCGGCCACCCGTCGGCGTCCGGGCCGCGTCCTCCCCCCTCCGACAGGAAGGACCGTCGAGTGCGCAGGACGTTGTCGAACCTGGTGGCCGCCGTCGTACCCGTGGTCGCCGCGAGCGTGTTGCTCGCGGTGCCCGCGGTCGCGTCGGCGGCCACCCCCGCCGGCACGCTGGCCGAGGCGGCGAACCGCACCGGTCGCTACTTCGGCACGGCCGTGGCCGCCCACAAGCTCTCCGACCCCGTTTACACGGGCATCCTCGACCGCGAGTTCGACGTGGTCACGCCCGAGAACGAGATGAAGCTCGACGCGACCGAGCCGAGGCAGGGCCAGTTCTCCTTCACCGCCGCGGACCGCGTCGTCGACCGCGCCCTGGCCGGGGGCAAGCGGGTGCGCGGCCACACCCTGCTGTGGCACTCGGGCCAGCCCTCGTGGCTGGCGGCGCTGAGCGGTCCTGCGTTACGGCAGGCGATGCTCGACCACGTCACCGGGGTGGTGGCCCACTACCGGGGCAAGGTCTACGCCTGGGACGTGGTGAACGAGGCGTTCGCCGACGGCACCTCCGGCGCGCGGCGCGCCTCGAACTTCCAGCGGACCGGTGACGACTGGATCGAGGCGGCGTTCCGGGCCGCGCGGGCGGCCGACCCGGGCGCGAAGCTGTGCTACAACGACTACAACATCGAGGACTGGTCGCACGCCAAGACCCAGGCGGTGTACCGGATGGTGCGGGACTTCAGGTCCCGGGGCGTGCCGATCGACTGCGTCGGCGTCCAGTCGCACTTCGGCAGCTACAACCCGGTGCCCGCCGACTACCGGACCACGTTGCGCAGCTTCGCCGAGCTGGGGGTGGACGTGCAGGTCACGGAGCTGGACGTGGAGGGCTCGGGTGCGGCGCAGGCCGACGGCTACCGCCGGGTGGTCGAGGCGTGCCTGTCGGTGGCGCGGTGCACCGGGATCACCGTGTGGGGCATCCGCGACCCCGACTCGTGGCGCGCGTCGGGCACGCCGCTGCTGTTCGACGCCAACGGTGACAAGAAGCCCGCCTACCACGCGGTGCGCCAGGTCCTCGCGTACGGGGGGTGAACCGCCTCCGCGACCGGCGACTTCACGACCGGTGCCGTCGTGCCCAGAACGGCTCGCCGGGCCAGCGCTGCTCCAGGGCGTAGCAGGCCCGGCGCGCCTGCCGGTACGACACGAAGTCCGCGAGCGCCCGCGCCCGGTACGCCCGCGCGGGCCCCGGCTCGCCGGCCAGCCAGTCGGCCAGCGCGCGGCCCGCGTCGGCGCCCGTGGTCAGCGCCCGGTGCACGCCGCCGGCCGACAGCGGGTCCACGCCCATGAGCGCGTCACCCGCGGCCAGCCACGCGCCGGGCGCGGACGCCGGGTCGAGGTGGTGCCCGGCCGCCGAGGACACCACCGGGCCCCACAGCGGTTCGCCCCCGGCGGCGGCCGCGCGGACGTGGCGCGTCCCGGCCAGCCGGGCGCGCCACACCTCCGGGCGCGCGTAGCCGTGCCGCCGGCACAGGTCGGCGTCGGTCAGGAACAGCACCGCCAGCCGGTCCGGCGGCACGGGCGCGGCGTACCACCAGCCGCCGGGCACGGCCTCCACCAGCGCCTGGCCGCAGTCGACCGGGCCGGTGCGGTAGTGCGCGGCCACCGCGACCAGGCGGTCGTGCACCCGCCTGCGGGCGCCCAGCGACCGGGCCGGCCGCGCCCGGCGGCCGGTGGCGTCGATGACGCCGCGCGCCTCGAACCGCAGCGGTACCGGGCCCGAGGCGGTCAGGGTGAACGAGCCGCGCCCGTCGGTCTCGCACGACGTGATCCGGGTGCCGGTGACCAGTTCGGCCCCGGCCTCGGCGGACGCGGCGGCCAGGTGGGCGTCGAACCGCCGCCGGTCCACGTGCAGCCCGTGGCCGCACGGGTTGAACAGGAACGACCGCCGGTGCAGCTCGGGCCCGCCCCAGGCGCTCCCGTCGCCCGCGGAGGGCACCCCGGTCGCGGCCGCCACCGCGCCGAAGCCCAGCTCGCTCAACGACATCCGCACCGGTGGCGGCAGCGACTCGCCCAACCGCGGCTCCGCGTACCGCGACGCCTCGACCAGCAGGACCCGGTGGCCGGTCCGGGCCAGGGTGGCCGCCGCGGCCGAGCCGGCCGGACCGCCGCCCGCGACCACGACGTCGTACCGGGACCCGTTCGCCGGTCCGCTCCTGAACGACACGTCGACCACCTTCCCCCTTGATCGGTGAGCGCGGAACGCCTGCCGTGCCGCGATTGTGGACCGTGGATTCGCGGAAGTGTTGCTGTGCTTGGCATTTCGCCTGATCCTGTCGTCTCGTCACACGATCGGGGTCGATGCGCGGTGCCCGGTGGTCACCGAAAAATGCGGGAAAACGCCTGTACGACAAGGAAACTTACTCGGCAGGGTGAACTTCCGCCCACGGCCCCCGAACCGTGCCACACTGGCCTGGACAGCGGATTTCCGATGTGGATTGCGGGGGGGGCGGTCATGACGTCGACGGTCGAGGAGGCGGGGTTCTTCATCCTGCCGGCGTTGTCGTTCGACGTGGAGGAGGTCGTCGACGACGACGTGGTGGTGCGCCTGCGCGAACTGCTCCAGGTCGCGCTCCAGGTGGAGTTCTCCACCATCCCGCCCTACCTCACGGCGCTGTACTCCATCAAGGACAAGAGCTCGCCCGCGTACCAGCTCGTGCGCGGCGTGGTGATGGAGGAGATGGTCCACCTCAACCTGGCGGGCAACCTGCTCAACGCCGTGGGCGGCACGCCGCGGCTGGTGGTCACCCGGGGCGAGGAGGTGGTGTTCCCGCCCAGGTACCCGCAGCACCTGTCCGAGAAGGCGGCGGACGGTGGCCCGTACCTCCAGCTGATGCCCGCCTCGCGCGAGCTGTTCCGCGAGACGTTCATGAGGATCGAGCAGCCCGCCCAGCCGGACGCCCCGGCGCAGGAGGACGAGTTCACCACCATCGGGCAGCTGTACCTGGCCGTGGAGAAGCTGTTCCGGCGCTACGACGAGGTCTGCGGCGAGTACCGGACCGAGTACCAGAGCGACGACTGGAACTTCGGCAACAACGGCGGCACCGTGATCGTCGTCGACAGCCTGCGCACCGCGCTGGAGGCGATCAACGAGGTCGTCGAGCAGGGCGAGGGCGCGGACCTCACCAACCGGCCGGCCGACCAGAAGTACGAGATCAAGCAGCCCTGGGGCCAGTACGAGTACTACGGCCCGCGCGCCGACGGCACGTACGGCCCGGTGCTGGGCACACCGCTGGAGATGTCGCACTACTTCAAGTTCAAGGCCATCGCCGACGGCACCACCCCGCTGCCGCCGGTGTACCCGATGACGCCGAACCCGGGCCGGGTCGGGCAGTACGAGAACCCGGTGGCGCAGCGGCTGAGCGACATGTTCGACCTGTGCTACAGCGAGCTGGTCGACCAGTTGGAGATCGCGCTCGGCGGGCGGCGCGACGAGGGGAGCTGGGACCGGGAGGCGTTCTTCACCCGCGTGGTGCCGCTGATGCGGGTGGCGCTGCCGGTGCTGGCCACCCAGCTGATGCAGACGCCGGTCGTCGCGCCCGCGTACACCACCGTCGACCCAGTGGCGGGTCCCGCCTTCCGCTACGTGCCGGCGCCCCGCGAGCGGTTGGAGGACCTGCGGCAGGGCGTGGTCGGGCTCCAGGGGCTGGTGGCGGACGACCCGTTGGCGGACGGGTCGGACACGCTGGTCGCCGCCCTGCGCAAGGTCGGGGCCGCCTTGGAGGTGGGGTGAGTGCCGAGGTGGACGTGAGGAAGGGCCGGTGGTGGGGCGACTGCTGCGGCTGTGAGGAAGGGCCGGTGGTGGGGCGACTGCTGCGGCTGTGAGGAAGTGCCGGTGGCAGCGCGATCACTGCGGCCGTGAGCAAGGCCGGTGGCAGCGCGACCACTGCGGCCGTGAGCAAGGGCCGGTGGCGGGGCGACCGCTGCGGCCGGTGAGGAAGGGCCGGCGGGCTGACCACCGCAGCGGCTTCGAGAGAGGGCTGACCATGGCCGACCCCAGGTTCCGGATCTTCCCCGCCATCGGCATCGCCAGGCTGGGCGACAGCGACGAGTTCTACCTGCCACCGGAGGAACCCGGCGGCCTGCCGGTGAACCCGGACGGCGCGCCGTTCACGGCCGCCGACTTCCGGGACGCTGCCGGCAGGCTGCGCAAGCAGGCGGCGCTGTTCCGCGTCCACGCCGGCGACACCGCGCTCAGCCCGGGCACCGAGGTCGGCGACGAGGTGGTCGACCGGATCGAGTGGACCGCGTACCCGGCCAACAAGAAGGCGTCCTGGTACGAGTTCCGCACCTCGGCCGGCGAGCGCGGCTACCCGGTCGACCACCCGCTGCGCAACGCCCACCGCACCGGCGCCGACCGCTACGCCCTGGTCATCGACCCGGGCCCGCGCACCGTCGTCAGCGGGCCGGGCGGCGCGGAGACCGCCGAGTTCGACGGCACCCGCGAGCACAGCAGCTTCCCGCCGCCCCTCAAACCGGAGGGCAACGGCATCACGACGCTGGGCCGGGTCGTCGCCGACCCCGGGGGCCGCCTGCTCTTCCTGGGCGGCAACGGCAAGGCGGGCACGTCCCGCGACCGGATCAGCCTGCCGAACTACGCCAACAACGACGACTGGTGGGACGACACCTCCGACGGCCCGGTGACCGCGACCGTGTGGCTGACCGGCCCGACGGGGGAGCAGCGCGCCGTCGAGGTGGACGACCCGGCGTGGGTGATCGTCGCCCCGCCCGCCTACGCGCCCCAGATCGTCAACCTGATCAGCCTCTACGACACGATGTTCGACGTGGCGGTGCGCCACCAGGGCCTGCGCCCGGGCATCTACCGCGACGGCCAGTGGCAGGGCGACTACGAACCCGACTTCGACTCGGAGATCAGGCCGGTGCTGGAGCGGGTGTCGAAGTACCCGTGGGTGGTGGCGATCCCGCCGAAGGTCCACACCTTCGACTGGGAGCGCCTGGGCGACCCCGACCCGCGCTACGACCAGCTCCGCCGGTACTACGTGGAGGTGCTGCGCGCGCCGGAGAAGCAGAACACCCTGGCCTCGCGCACCACCGGCTACCGCACGATGCCCTACCAGCCCGGCGACGACGCACTGGGCTCCAGCCAGCAGGCGGCGAAGTTCCTGACCCTGACCCCGACCCAGTACTTCCTGCTCAGGCAGTGGGGCGAGGGCAGGTTCACCCGCACCGGCCGGGTGGCGGGCCGCAGCGAGCTGGAGCAGCGCCCCGGCCACCGCGCGACCCGCGCCGACCTGGAGAACTGCGCCGGCGGCGCCTTCTCGCCGGGCATCGAGATGACCTGGCTGTGCCGCATCACCGCCATCTACGCCGAACCGTTCCGGATCAGGCACGCCGAGGACATCCCCACCGAACCCGGCCGGCTCGACCTGGGCGCCGACCTGACCCACGGCCTCGGGCCGGGTGACGTCACCAAGTTCATGGCCCTGCCCTGGCACGCAGACTTCAACCTGTGCTCGGTCCAACCGGTCGACGACCACTTCGTCTGGTGGTGGCCCGCGCAACGCCCCATCTTCGTCTACGCCATGCACGAAACCGACCGCAAGTGGCGCCACGTCACCTGGGTGGGCACCGCCCGCGACCAGACCGCCGACGACTTCGTCGGCTACGCGGACAGCGTCCGCATGGTGCACGACTGGAGCAAGCTCGGCTTCGTGCTGGAGAACCCCCAACCAGCCCCGGCCTCCCACGACGGCACCGTGGCGCACCCGGAGTACGTGGAGGTGCAACGCCTCCTGCCCCGCGACGGCTACCTCACCGAGCCGGACCTCCACCCCGGCCCGATCCAGGACCTGCCCGGCCTGGTGCCGCCCCAGGACCGGGCGGAGCCCGGGACGGACCGCGATGCCGGGGCCCGGGACGTGTCGGCCGACAGGTACGGCGGGGGGAGGTGAGCCGATCGACGAGCACAACCAGGGGCGGGCACGGCTAAGCGCGCACGGTCGGAGACGCGCATGGCTGGAGACGCGCATGGCCAAGTGCGCACAGCCAAGTGCGCATGGCCAAGGGCGTCCAGCCAAGCGCGCACGGCCGGACGTGCGGCTCAGCCGGGCTCGGGGCTCCTGCCCGGGAGCCGGTCGAGGGCGTGGCGCAGGAACGCGTCGCGGCGGTGGTTGACGGTTTCCCCGGTCAGGTCGGTGCGGCCTTCCTCGTGCATCAGCGGTAGCCACGCGGCGACGTCGGCCGGGGTGCTCAAGGCGCCGACGAGGTCCCAGTAGGCCACCCAGTGGTCGGCCTGCCGGGTGGCGACTTCGGCTCGGTCGGTGGTTCGGTCCTGCCCGGCGACGTCCTGTCCGGCGACGTCCTGCCCGGCGACTTCTTCCCACCCGGCAAGGACCTGGTCGGCCGCCGACCCGCCGAACAGGATCGTCGCGTCGCAGCGGAGGTTGCCCAGGTCCACCCCGGGGGAACCCACCCCGGCGCAGTCCCAGTCGATGAACCCGGCGAAGGTGTCACCAACCCACATGGTGTTGCCCTGCCACAGGTCGCCGTGCACGAACGCGGTCGGCCCGTCGGGCACCGGCAGCCGGTTCACGCGGTCGACCGCCTCGGCCAACAGCGGCGAGGAGCCGGGCGCGTCCCGCGCCATCAGGACACCGGGGTCCTCGACGTCGATCGCCCACCGGCGTGCGGGCAGGTCCGCCCCCGGCTCGACCACCGCGGTGCGCAGGGACGCCGCCGCGGCGCCCAGCGCCCGCAACCGCTCCCGCGACGCCACGCGCGGTATCCGGCTGGTGCCGGGCACCACCGTGGTGAGCACCGCGACCGCTCCGGTCGCCTCGCCGTCGAGGTCGGCGGCGATCAGCCGGGGCGCGGGCAGGTCGTGGCGCTCCGCCAGCAGCAGGGCCGCGACCTGGGGCGCGTACTCCCCGCGGTTCGGGTCGTCAACCGGGCAGACCCGCAGGACGGCCGCGTCCGCGGCACCGGCGCCCCCGACCCGGACCAGCCACGGGTTCGACCCGGCGCGCAGCCCCCGGACCCCGGTCACCCGCGCGCCGGGTGCCATCGCGCGTTCCGCCCACCGCAGCACCCGCGCCATCGAATCGATCACGACGACACGCTAGTCAACGGTGCCGCGTCGCGGGGCCCGCGGGCCCGAGGCGTTGCGGCGCGGTGCCTAGCCCTTCGCGAGACCGGCCTTGAGCGCCCGGGTGATCTCCACCGCGCGCCGCGCCTGGAAGGACACCGCGTCCAGCTCCACCTGCCCCGGCGGGGTCTGGCCGTTGTTGGACACGTGGCTCGTGCCGTACGGGTTGCCGGCCTGGAACTGGATCGGGTCGGCGTAGCCGGGCGGGACGATGACGCAGCCCCAGTGGTAGAAGGTGTTGTTCAGGGCGGTGATCGTGGTCTCCTGGCCGCCGTGCGCGGTGGCGGCCGAGGTGAACGAGGTCGCCACCTTGTTGACCAGCCTGCCCGCCGCCCACAGGGGGCCGGTGGTGTCCAGGAACTGCTTCAACTGCGCCGCGGGCATGCCGAACCGGGTGGGCGCGCCGAAGATGAGCAGGTCGGCCCACTCCAGGTCCTCCAGCGTCGCCTCCGGCAGGTCCTGGGTCTGCTTGGCGTGGGTGGCCCACCCCTCGTTGCTGGCGATCGCCTCGTCGGGCGCGAGTTCCCGCACCTTCCGCAACCGCACCTCCGAGCCCGCGTGCTCGGCGGCCTTGGCCGCGGCCTGCGCCATGGCGTACACGCTGCCGGTCGCGGAGTAGTACACGACGGCGGTGTTCAGGTCTGACATCGGCTCTCCAGGGTCCGCTCGGTCGAG
This portion of the Saccharothrix syringae genome encodes:
- a CDS encoding AfsR/SARP family transcriptional regulator, whose protein sequence is MAVRTVRIQVLGSLRAWHDRVELDLGPPGRRAVLGLLVLAGGEAVTKRELVDSLWGEQPPRSAVNVVQTHVKHLRRLLEPGRPSRSTSRVLPHVSGGYAVDPGAVDVDLVRVRHLIAEANEAHRAGDTARVAALLGEVLRSWRGRVLADVPVLAGHPKVVSLVAERREVLARYVDAMIATGAAADVLPEVAGAAAEQPLDEPAHARLIRAYHAVGRRAKAFQVYHEVRDRLVEELGVDPGPELRAAHGTLLHDHVAPAPTGEAADRPAVQVPKQLPAEPQGFTGRTAELSALDHLLRGGDRSGGAVTIAAISGSAGVGKTALAVHWAHRVRDRFPDGQLYANLRGHAHGPPAPPVEVLAQFLAALGMPAERVPVDLETASALYRTLMTDRRALVVLDNVAGPDQVGPLLPPGPGCVVVVTGRDRMGGLVAVHGAHRLPLGVLSPGDALALLARVLGAERVRAERAAAVEFARLCVHLPLALRIAAANLADRPGGGIGDYVAELRAGNLLAALAVRGDEQTAVRTAFDLSYAALPAAARRTFRLLSLVPGADVSTGAVAALTGADPAQAALLLDRLAGAHLVEHHAPGRHRFHDLLRRYATEQAARREPAREREAALDRLYDWYLGAVDRAARLVYPHMLRLPVPATAARPPDGLTGAAGASAWLDAERANLVAAVRHAARSGPRPAAWLLADAMRGYFWMCMRQVEWLAAAEAGLSAAEAAGDHRARAAARLGLADLHFRQSRYREAVRHYTYALVLARRAGWVEAQAAVLGNLGLVYCQAGRLALAATRFERGLALSRGIGQPAGEAVALGNLGVVHWQLGRLAEAAEHYALALDRYRRIGARFGEAINLNNLGHVRRALGRPTEAAELLGRALDLYHETGDRGGAAEVHGRLAAVHGDLGRGDEALAHARAGVALAREIGDPRTEAEALAALAATHLRLGHRPEAVRHYRRSLELIRGTGDRYPEVEALIGLATATSEAGPARQALLLAERAGYRALQGQALGAVADVCLALGKPRDAAHHARRALAVHRETGHRLGEAHALAVLRRTSPGA
- a CDS encoding DUF3995 domain-containing protein, which gives rise to MVVLASSTALVLLLVGVLHVVWVFSPWPFRSREDFARRVVGVAVDRAPSAGATVGVALLLGVAAYLVAARGGVVGAPGPAWLTVVGAGGVAAVLLLRGVAGFAVSSRRGTEFARLDVRVYSPLCLALAAACGAVAALG
- a CDS encoding RtcB family protein, which codes for MEHISKRLVNWASILDPATRDQAEKTSRLPFIHPHVALMPDAHLGKGATVGSVIPTLGAIIPAAVGVDIGCGMIAVRTQFTRDDLGTRPLAALRKAIEKAVPLSAGRYNDRLTDTARDRVEVLARKAADAGFDPGAYAGNWELQLGTLGSGNHFIEVTTDETGQVWLFLHSGSRGVGNKIAQKHIRVAREQCERRWIDLPDPDLAYLVEGEDEFWRYIREMRWAQEFAWLNREEMMDRVVRCVADWTGREVERQETVNCFAGETEVLTRTGTRPIEALAGAHHELLTADGRWVKAPVRSFGRQEVHEVLLSRGGVTKAVRATAGHRWLLHSRADATTVELRAGDRLRSTFPGRPDGLVVDRRAAGPGAGRPSPDAPVDELYRWLAGRFAVAGDVDATGRPTLSSASRDDLEFARLVCQEVGVGTFGITSSPRAGAAEWYSVDLMRADLDPEFFLVDEHRARFTAGRGVVEPRDWHVVAVRPTGEWTEVYCAVVEGTHSFALADNILTGNCHHNYTEQETHFGKRVWLSRKGAINAEEGRPGLIPGSMGTASYVVVGKGNPVSLNSSPHGAGREYSRSAARRAFNREDLRKAMVGIEYRDTDAFIDEIPAAYKDIDVVMQDARDLVDVRHTLRQVVNVKGD
- a CDS encoding endo-1,4-beta-xylanase → MRRTLSNLVAAVVPVVAASVLLAVPAVASAATPAGTLAEAANRTGRYFGTAVAAHKLSDPVYTGILDREFDVVTPENEMKLDATEPRQGQFSFTAADRVVDRALAGGKRVRGHTLLWHSGQPSWLAALSGPALRQAMLDHVTGVVAHYRGKVYAWDVVNEAFADGTSGARRASNFQRTGDDWIEAAFRAARAADPGAKLCYNDYNIEDWSHAKTQAVYRMVRDFRSRGVPIDCVGVQSHFGSYNPVPADYRTTLRSFAELGVDVQVTELDVEGSGAAQADGYRRVVEACLSVARCTGITVWGIRDPDSWRASGTPLLFDANGDKKPAYHAVRQVLAYGG
- a CDS encoding tryptophan 7-halogenase codes for the protein MSFRSGPANGSRYDVVVAGGGPAGSAAAATLARTGHRVLLVEASRYAEPRLGESLPPPVRMSLSELGFGAVAAATGVPSAGDGSAWGGPELHRRSFLFNPCGHGLHVDRRRFDAHLAAASAEAGAELVTGTRITSCETDGRGSFTLTASGPVPLRFEARGVIDATGRRARPARSLGARRRVHDRLVAVAAHYRTGPVDCGQALVEAVPGGWWYAAPVPPDRLAVLFLTDADLCRRHGYARPEVWRARLAGTRHVRAAAAGGEPLWGPVVSSAAGHHLDPASAPGAWLAAGDALMGVDPLSAGGVHRALTTGADAGRALADWLAGEPGPARAYRARALADFVSYRQARRACYALEQRWPGEPFWARRHRS
- a CDS encoding ferritin-like domain-containing protein, yielding MTSTVEEAGFFILPALSFDVEEVVDDDVVVRLRELLQVALQVEFSTIPPYLTALYSIKDKSSPAYQLVRGVVMEEMVHLNLAGNLLNAVGGTPRLVVTRGEEVVFPPRYPQHLSEKAADGGPYLQLMPASRELFRETFMRIEQPAQPDAPAQEDEFTTIGQLYLAVEKLFRRYDEVCGEYRTEYQSDDWNFGNNGGTVIVVDSLRTALEAINEVVEQGEGADLTNRPADQKYEIKQPWGQYEYYGPRADGTYGPVLGTPLEMSHYFKFKAIADGTTPLPPVYPMTPNPGRVGQYENPVAQRLSDMFDLCYSELVDQLEIALGGRRDEGSWDREAFFTRVVPLMRVALPVLATQLMQTPVVAPAYTTVDPVAGPAFRYVPAPRERLEDLRQGVVGLQGLVADDPLADGSDTLVAALRKVGAALEVG